From a region of the Megalops cyprinoides isolate fMegCyp1 chromosome 13, fMegCyp1.pri, whole genome shotgun sequence genome:
- the LOC118787812 gene encoding myoblast determination protein 1 homolog 2-like: MELSDIPFPITSADDFYDDPCFNTSDMHFFEDLDPRLVHVGLLKPDDHHHNEDEHIRAPSGHHQAGRCLLWACKACKRKTTNADRRKAATMRERRRLSKVNDAFETLKRCTSTNPNQRLPKVEILRNAISYIESLQSLLRGQDENYYPVLEHYSGDSDASSPRSNCSDGMMDFSGPPCTSRRRNSYDSTYFNETPNDSRSNKNSVISSLDCLSSIVERISTDTSTCPALHIQEGSDGSPCSPQEGSIPSEPGAPVPSPTNCSQPPHDLNPIYQVL; the protein is encoded by the exons ATGGAGCTGTCGGATATCCCTTTTCCAATCACCTCTGCTGACGACTTTTATGACGACCCTTGCTTCAACACGAGTGACATGCACTTCTTCGAGGACCTGGACCCGAGACTCGTTCACGTGGGTCTCCTGAAGCCGGATGATCACCATCACAACGAAGACGAACACATCCGGGCACCGAGCGGACACCACCAGGCTGGCAGGTGTCTCCTCTGGGCTTGCAAAGCCTGCAAGAGGAAGACCACCAACGCGGATCGCAGGAAAGCAGCCACCATGCGGGAGAGGAGGCGGCTGAGCAAAGTCAACGATGCCTTCGAGACCTTAAAAAGATGCACCTCCACGAACCCCAACCAGAGGTTACCCAAAGTGGAGATTCTAAGAAATGCCATCAGCTACATCGAGTCCCTGCAGTCCCTCCTCAGAGGGCAGGACGAGAACTACTACCCAGTGCTGGAACACTACAGTGGCGACTCTGACGCATCCAGCCCGAGGTCCAATTGCTCAGATGGAATG ATGGACTTCAGTGGCCCACCGTGCACTTCAAGGAGAAGGAACAGCTACGACAGCACTTACTTCAACGAAACACCAAATG ATTCCAGAAGTAACAAGAACTCAGTCATTTCCAGTCTGGATTGCCTATCCAGCATCGTGGAGCGAATTTCAACAGACACCTCCACCTGTCCAGCACTGCACATCCAGGAAGGCTCAGATGGCAGTCCTTGCTCCCCCCAAGAGGGGTCCATCCCGAGCGAGCCAGGAGCACCCGTCCCGTCCCCGACCAACTGTTCTCAGCCTCCTCACGATCTAAACCCCATCTATCAGGTTCTATGA